Proteins co-encoded in one Gossypium arboreum isolate Shixiya-1 chromosome 11, ASM2569848v2, whole genome shotgun sequence genomic window:
- the LOC108477462 gene encoding uncharacterized protein LOC108477462, with protein MYDLDCTHEQKLKGAVSLLRDEAYQWWLAVKEGIQADRLNWEFFKTTFQAKYLGANYVDARKREFLNLTQGEKTVAEYEAEFLQLSRYSRGMMETEYERCARFEDSLRNSLRVLIAPQREQDFTALLIRKKSPRM; from the coding sequence ATGTACGACCTCGACTGCACCCATGAGCAGAAGTTGAAAGGTGCAGTATCACTGTTAAGGGAtgaggcctaccaatggtggcttGCCGTCAAAGAGGGTATTCAAGCTGATCGATTGAATTGGGAgttttttaagactacttttcagGCTAAATATCTGGGTGCCaattatgtggatgcccgtaaaAGGGAATTTCTGAACTTAACTCAGGGGGAGAAgacagtggctgaatatgaggctgaatttttacAATTGAGCCGCTATTCTCGTGGGATGATGGAAACAGAATATGAGCGGTGTGCTCGATTTGAAGACAGCCTCAGGAATAGtctaagggttctgatagctcctcagagggagcAGGATTTCACAGCATTGTTGATAAGGAAAAAATCGCCGAGGATGTAA